In a single window of the Streptomyces cinnabarinus genome:
- a CDS encoding AAA family ATPase, with product MPSDRDLTEAAPADAVPQDAVPADAVPEDSAPQDAVPAVADAPQDAPPAWTPPQAPQPGMPPLPPSYQPAAPAAAPQWPAQPQQPTAPAEPQVAPAAQQQPAPTQQPQFQPQAPQPAPATWNQPPAAPPAAAAPQQPVPGFPQQPGVPAPAPQGAYGFPQPGTQPAQPTDAPAPQGGYGLPQPGAPVPAQPGQPTDNPAPAPTPQAGYGFPQPSAPVPAQQPPAPLPTDNPAPAPTPQAGHGFPQPGTQPTPPAQPTDAPAPQGGYGFPQPGTQAAAAPNSQGGYGFPQSGAPAPASPPGQPAPNSPAQPSGYGFPQAPGQQGPVPGQGAVQPGMPPQAQPQAQPQPNAPQPGQPPQAPHGLPPHGQPQPGMPPQAGASPQAHPGVPPQADASQHGGVPPQGQAQPAAPPQGQPGIPPQGHVAPHQPAPVDPRAGAAWPQPVQHDQRQPTNPGAAPLGYTAAVELSSDRLLNNKKQKAKSGRPAAAGGRFKIGGKKEEAERQRKLELIRTPVLSCYRIAVISLKGGVGKTTTTTALGSTLATERQDKILAIDANPDAGTLGRRVRRETGATIRDLVQAIPYLNSYMDIRRFTSQASSGLEIIANDVDPAVSTTFNDEDYRRAIDVLGKQYPIILTDSGTGLLYSAMRGVLDLADQLIIISTPSVDGASSASTTLDWLSAHGYADLVSRSLTVISGVRETGKMIKVEDIVSHFETRCRGVVVVPFDEHLSAGAEVDLDMMRPKVREAYFNLAAMVAEDFVRHQQAHGLWTNDGNPPPVAAPPMPGQPLPGQPQQPYQPGQPVPGQGQYMPGQPGQAQQPGQPYPQQEQPPYPYPQPPQQ from the coding sequence GTGCCCTCGGACAGGGACCTGACCGAGGCCGCACCGGCAGACGCCGTACCGCAGGACGCAGTGCCCGCCGACGCCGTACCGGAGGACAGCGCGCCGCAGGACGCCGTCCCGGCGGTTGCCGATGCCCCGCAGGACGCGCCGCCCGCCTGGACTCCCCCGCAGGCACCGCAGCCCGGGATGCCCCCGCTGCCGCCTTCGTACCAGCCCGCCGCCCCGGCCGCCGCGCCGCAGTGGCCCGCACAGCCGCAGCAGCCGACGGCTCCCGCCGAGCCCCAGGTCGCGCCCGCCGCGCAGCAGCAGCCCGCGCCCACCCAGCAACCGCAGTTCCAGCCGCAGGCCCCGCAGCCCGCGCCCGCCACCTGGAACCAGCCGCCCGCGGCCCCGCCGGCGGCCGCCGCACCGCAGCAGCCGGTCCCCGGCTTCCCGCAGCAGCCCGGGGTCCCGGCTCCCGCGCCGCAGGGTGCGTACGGATTCCCGCAGCCGGGAACGCAGCCCGCACAACCGACCGACGCGCCCGCCCCGCAGGGCGGCTACGGCCTCCCCCAGCCCGGCGCCCCGGTGCCCGCGCAGCCGGGTCAGCCGACCGACAACCCTGCCCCGGCGCCCACGCCGCAGGCCGGATACGGCTTCCCCCAGCCCAGCGCCCCGGTGCCCGCGCAGCAGCCTCCGGCACCCCTACCGACCGACAACCCTGCCCCGGCACCCACACCGCAGGCCGGACACGGCTTCCCGCAGCCGGGAACACAGCCCACCCCGCCCGCACAGCCGACCGACGCACCCGCCCCGCAAGGCGGCTACGGCTTCCCCCAGCCCGGAACGCAAGCCGCTGCCGCGCCCAACTCGCAGGGCGGTTACGGATTCCCGCAGTCCGGCGCCCCGGCCCCAGCCTCGCCCCCCGGTCAGCCCGCCCCCAACTCCCCCGCCCAGCCCAGCGGTTACGGCTTCCCGCAGGCGCCCGGCCAGCAGGGCCCCGTGCCCGGCCAAGGCGCCGTACAGCCCGGCATGCCCCCGCAGGCCCAGCCGCAAGCGCAGCCTCAGCCCAACGCACCCCAGCCGGGCCAGCCGCCGCAGGCCCCCCATGGCCTCCCGCCGCACGGTCAGCCCCAGCCGGGGATGCCGCCGCAGGCCGGTGCATCGCCGCAGGCCCACCCGGGCGTGCCGCCGCAGGCCGACGCGTCGCAGCACGGGGGCGTACCCCCGCAGGGACAGGCTCAGCCCGCCGCACCCCCGCAGGGCCAGCCCGGCATCCCCCCACAAGGCCACGTCGCCCCGCACCAGCCCGCTCCCGTCGACCCCAGGGCCGGGGCCGCCTGGCCTCAGCCGGTTCAGCATGATCAGCGGCAGCCGACCAATCCGGGGGCCGCGCCCCTCGGTTACACCGCTGCCGTGGAACTGTCGTCGGATCGGCTGCTCAACAACAAGAAGCAGAAGGCGAAGAGCGGGCGGCCCGCAGCCGCCGGTGGCCGGTTCAAGATCGGTGGGAAGAAGGAGGAGGCCGAGCGGCAGCGGAAGCTCGAACTCATCCGGACGCCCGTGCTGTCCTGCTACCGGATCGCCGTCATCAGCCTGAAGGGTGGGGTCGGCAAGACCACGACCACCACCGCCCTCGGGTCCACCCTCGCCACCGAGCGGCAGGACAAGATCCTCGCCATCGACGCCAACCCGGACGCCGGTACCCTCGGCCGCCGCGTGCGTCGCGAGACCGGGGCCACCATCCGTGACCTCGTCCAGGCGATCCCGTACCTCAACTCGTACATGGACATCCGGCGGTTCACCTCCCAGGCCTCGTCCGGGCTGGAGATCATCGCCAATGATGTCGATCCGGCCGTGTCCACCACTTTCAATGACGAGGACTACCGGCGCGCCATCGACGTGCTCGGCAAGCAGTACCCGATCATCCTCACCGACTCCGGCACCGGTCTGCTCTACTCCGCCATGCGCGGTGTGCTCGACCTCGCCGACCAGCTCATCATCATCTCGACGCCCTCCGTGGACGGCGCCTCCAGTGCCAGTACGACGCTGGACTGGCTGTCCGCCCACGGGTACGCCGATCTCGTCTCGCGCTCCCTCACCGTCATCTCCGGTGTGCGCGAGACCGGGAAGATGATCAAGGTCGAGGACATCGTCAGTCACTTCGAGACCCGCTGCCGCGGTGTCGTCGTCGTGCCCTTCGACGAGCATCTCTCCGCCGGTGCCGAGGTCGACCTCGACATGATGCGGCCCAAGGTGCGGGAGGCGTACTTCAACCTCGCGGCGATGGTCGCCGAGGACTTCGTACGCCATCAGCAGGCGCACGGGCTGTGGACCAACGACGGCAACCCGCCCCCGGTGGCGGCCCCGCCGATGCCCGGCCAGCCCCTTCCCGGTCAGCCGCAGCAGCCTTATCAGCCCGGGCAGCCCGTTCCGGGTCAGGGTCAGTACATGCCCGGACAGCCTGGGCAGGCCCAGCAGCCCGGACAGCCCTACCCGCAGCAGGAACAGCCGCCCTACCCGTATCCCCAGCCGCCCCAGCAGTAG
- a CDS encoding DUF397 domain-containing protein, which translates to MAETEAEIKARKERERDELYALDISGVRWESAPGTESHEERVEIAQLPGGAVAMRSSLEPETVLRYTEAEWRAFVLGARDGEFDLEPARGDGGAAASE; encoded by the coding sequence ATGGCGGAGACGGAAGCGGAGATCAAGGCGCGCAAGGAGCGGGAGCGGGACGAGCTGTACGCCCTCGACATCTCGGGCGTGCGGTGGGAGAGCGCGCCGGGCACGGAGTCGCACGAGGAGCGGGTCGAGATCGCCCAGCTGCCCGGCGGCGCGGTGGCCATGCGGTCCTCGCTCGAACCGGAGACGGTGCTGCGGTACACCGAGGCGGAGTGGCGGGCCTTCGTGCTGGGCGCGCGGGACGGCGAGTTCGACCTGGAGCCGGCGCGGGGCGACGGGGGCGCGGCCGCCTCGGAGTGA
- the rpsO gene encoding 30S ribosomal protein S15: MPLDAATKKQIISEFGQKEGDTGSPEVQVAMLSRRISDLTEHLKTHKHDHHSRRGLLILVGQRRRLLQYLAKKDIQRFRALVDRLGIRRGAAGAK; the protein is encoded by the coding sequence GTGCCGCTCGACGCCGCTACGAAGAAGCAGATCATCAGCGAGTTCGGTCAGAAGGAGGGCGACACCGGCTCCCCCGAGGTCCAGGTCGCCATGCTCTCGCGCCGCATCTCGGACCTGACCGAGCACCTCAAGACCCACAAGCACGACCACCACTCCCGCCGTGGTCTGCTGATCCTGGTCGGTCAGCGCCGTCGCCTCCTGCAGTACCTGGCGAAGAAGGACATCCAGCGCTTCCGTGCGCTGGTCGACCGCCTGGGCATCCGCCGCGGTGCGGCGGGCGCCAAGTAA